In Alosa sapidissima isolate fAloSap1 chromosome 4, fAloSap1.pri, whole genome shotgun sequence, the following are encoded in one genomic region:
- the efcc1 gene encoding EF-hand and coiled-coil domain-containing protein 1, with product MMEKTDAYDPYRRPARRTQWIVSTLAYHYGLDRGVENEIIVLATGLDQYLQEIFHHMDCQGDGKIPVEDFNVLCEILGLSKETDLEECVGLLDNLPKELTFRQFHAKLCGYFSTKAGCQYENGRLLVGKESEHIETQIRLRSPLRRRERSLSTSISGRGSRGSSPALNRRPSVCKQGSCTKECYEEIVALEEAEDKIAKLEEENASLRELVEDMRAALQSSDARSLALQVGLWKSHAKHRPESGCFIAHQKLVAQKSASSTNPSPKSLQSFLREMDMIRNSRDAQVEEAMLFNQKLEQELSRSRDAVALLEDCNRKLKREQLEMRKKVEEARQAVITGLGKVKDLEAKARHVPVLQQHIQQLEMELLYYRSEVSKVTVPFSSAMDQQYREDRRCCLDSRQTRHSPTGHAETSPDNMEEQLFRSVEGQAASDEEEDRWTGEQQKQVDEVKRILTRLSCCGDRCDEKAVKRLLSHFEGSRSEESQSAVLELLERVTRLNKQLELRESQARRSDLDMDQVKDALVQELQQKAEETELLHMELQMLETERVRLSLVEDKLVDVLRLLQQLRDLNVSRRSLGKILLSTLESCSDPQHGKAHILEVLNALYHELAACEILSSSVALERTQSHQSLTNALLISC from the exons ATGATGGAAAAAACAGATGCATATGATCCGTACAGGCGACCAGCACGGAGAACACAATGGATAGTAAGCACTTTGGCGTACCACTATGGTTTGGATCGTGGAGTGGAGAATGAAATTATTGTCCTGGCTACAGGGCTAGATCAATATTTACAAGAGATTTTTCATCATATGGATTGTCAGGGGGATGGCAAAATTCCTGTCGAGGATTTTAATGTGTTGTGTGAGATTTTGGGACTAAGTAAAGAGACAGACTTGGAAGAGTGCGTTGGATTATTGGATAATCTTCCTAAAGAGTTGACTTTTAGACAGTTTCATGCCAAACTCTGTGGATATTTCAGTACTAAAGCTGGCTGCCAGTACGAGAACGGACGTTTGTTGGTCGGTAAGGAGAGTGAACACATCGAGACGCAAATCCGTCTCCGGAGTCCCTTGCGGCGGAGAGAGAGGTCGCTCTCCACGAGCATCAGTGGGAGAGGGAGCAGAGGTTCGTCGCCCGCTTTGAACCGCCGCCCCTCAGTGTGCAAGCAGGGCTCTTGTACTAAGGAATGCTATGAAGAAATTGTGGCACTGGAAGAAGCAGAGGACAAGATAGCTAAACTTGAGGAAGAAAACGCAAGTTTGAGAGAGTTAGTTGAGGATATGCGCGCTGCTCTGCAGAGCAGTGATGCTCGATCATTGGCTCTACAG GTTGGTCTGTGGAAGAGCCACGCCAAACACAGGCCCGAGTCAGGCTGTTTCATCGCCCACCAGAAGCTGGTCGCCCAGAAGAGCGCCAGCAGCACCAACCCCTCTCCAAAAAGCCTTCAGAGCTTCCTGCGCGAGATGGACATGATCCGGAACTCGCGAGACGCGCAGGTTGAGGAGGCCATGCTCTTCAACCAGAAGCTGGAGCAGGAGCTGTCACGCTCCCGGGACGCCGTCGCCCTGCTGGAGGACTGCAACCGGAAGCTGAAGAGGGAGCAGCTGGAGATGAGGAAGAAGGTGGAGGAGGCCCGGCAGGCGGTCATCACCGGCCTGGGAAAGGTCAAGGACCTGGAGGCCAAGGCCAGGCACGTGCCTGTGCTGCAGCAACACATCCAGCAGCTGGAGATGGAGCTGCTTTACTACAG GTCAGAGGTGTCCAAAGTGACTGTGCCTTTCAGCAGTGCTATGGACCAGCAGTACCGGGAGGACAGGAGGTGCTGTCTGGACTCCCGACAGACACGCCACTCCCCCACGGGCCACGCAGAAACATCTCCTGACAACA TGGAGGAGCAGCTTTTCCGCTCTGTGGAGGGACAGGCCGCGtcggacgaggaggaggacaggtGGACGGGGGAGCAGCAGAAGCAGGTGGACGAGGTGAAGAGGATCCTCACCAGGCTGTCCTGCTGCGGGGACAG GTGTGATGAGAAAGCTGTGAAGCGGCTGCTGTCTCACTTTGAGGGCTCGCGCAGTGAGGAGAGCCAGAGCGCTGTGCTGGAGCTGCTGGAGAGGGTCACCCGCCTCAACAAGCAGCTGGAGCTCCGCGAGAGCCAAGCCAGGAGGAGTGACCTGGACATGGACCAG gtGAAGGACGCGCTGGTGCAGGAGCTGCAGCAGAAGGCGGAGGAGACGGAGCTTCTGCACATGGAGCTGCAGATGCTGGAGACGGAGAGGGTGCGGCTGTCACTGGTGGAGGACAAGCTGGTGGATGTGCTGCGGCTACTGCAGCAGCTGCGTGACCTG AATGTCTCCAGGAGGTCTCTGGGAAAGATTCTTCTGAGCACGTTGGAGTCTTGCAGCGACCCTCAACACG GGAAGGCTCACATCCTGGAGGTACTTAATGCCCTATATCATGAATTGGCGGCATGTGAGATTCTATCCAGCAGCGTGGCTCTGGAGCGGACTCAGAGTCACCAGTCGCTCACAAAcgctctcctcatctcctgctGA